In the Opitutia bacterium genome, one interval contains:
- the hutH gene encoding histidine ammonia-lyase, which yields MPGKLPLSGRDLTLSRLRRALARGEQLALTADARRRIRASRAIVDRLHDDPTPHYGINTGFGVLAHQRVPAADLEKLQENLILSHAVGVGDEVPAEIVRLMLLLKVNGLAVGMSGVTPRVVDHLIRFYNEDALPIVYTKGSLGASGDLAPLAHLVLPLLGLGEMNFRGKRQPARAVLKSLGLAPLKLQSKEGLGLINGTQFMSAYAVHCLLRVENLLKTADVAAATTLEAARGSAAPFDARIHDARPHSGQREVAQNIRALLAESTILPSHAHCGKVQDPYSLRCVPQVHGAVRLAFGHARSVVETEINSATDNPLIFENGDVVSGGNFHGEPLAFVMDYLAIATAELASISERRIYMLLHGDTIGDLKVPKLLMKDTGLNSGFMIPQYTAAALVSENKVFAHPASVDSIPSSLGQEDHVSMGSISATKLLEVVKNTETVLAIEFMCSAQGLEFLRPLKAGRGVEGAVAAVRRVIPFAQADRLFHDDVQTALALVRSEQLVAAAEKAAGRLC from the coding sequence ATGCCCGGCAAACTCCCCCTCTCCGGCCGCGACCTGACCCTGTCCCGTCTGCGCCGCGCCCTCGCCCGCGGCGAGCAGCTCGCGCTCACCGCCGACGCGCGCCGCCGCATCCGCGCCTCGCGCGCCATCGTCGACCGTCTCCACGACGACCCGACGCCGCACTACGGCATCAACACCGGCTTCGGCGTCCTCGCGCATCAACGCGTGCCCGCGGCCGACCTCGAGAAGCTCCAGGAGAACCTCATCCTCAGCCACGCCGTCGGCGTCGGCGACGAGGTGCCGGCCGAGATCGTTCGCCTCATGTTGCTCCTCAAGGTCAACGGCCTCGCCGTCGGCATGTCGGGCGTCACGCCGCGAGTGGTCGATCATCTCATCCGCTTCTACAACGAAGACGCGCTGCCGATCGTCTACACCAAGGGCTCCCTCGGCGCCTCCGGCGATCTCGCGCCGCTCGCGCATCTCGTGCTCCCGCTCCTCGGGCTCGGCGAGATGAACTTCCGCGGCAAGCGCCAGCCCGCGCGCGCTGTCCTGAAAAGCCTCGGCCTCGCGCCGCTGAAGCTCCAATCGAAGGAAGGCCTCGGACTCATCAACGGCACGCAATTCATGTCGGCCTACGCCGTGCATTGCCTGCTGCGCGTCGAAAATCTCCTCAAGACCGCCGACGTCGCCGCCGCCACCACGCTCGAAGCCGCCCGCGGCAGCGCCGCTCCGTTCGACGCGCGCATCCACGACGCCCGTCCGCACTCCGGCCAGCGCGAAGTCGCGCAGAACATCCGCGCCCTGCTCGCCGAATCGACGATCCTCCCGTCGCACGCGCACTGCGGCAAAGTGCAGGACCCCTACTCGCTCCGCTGCGTCCCGCAGGTGCACGGCGCCGTGCGCCTCGCGTTCGGACACGCACGCAGCGTCGTCGAGACCGAGATCAACTCCGCCACCGACAACCCGCTCATCTTCGAGAACGGCGACGTCGTCAGCGGCGGCAACTTCCACGGCGAACCGCTGGCGTTCGTCATGGACTACCTCGCCATCGCCACCGCCGAACTCGCATCGATCTCCGAGCGCCGCATCTACATGCTGCTGCACGGCGACACCATCGGCGACCTCAAGGTCCCGAAGCTCCTCATGAAAGACACCGGCCTGAACTCCGGTTTCATGATTCCGCAATACACCGCCGCCGCGCTCGTCTCCGAAAACAAGGTCTTCGCGCACCCGGCCTCCGTCGATTCGATCCCGTCCTCGCTCGGCCAGGAAGACCACGTCTCGATGGGCTCGATCAGTGCGACCAAGCTCCTCGAAGTCGTGAAGAACACCGAGACTGTGCTCGCCATCGAGTTCATGTGCTCCGCGCAAGGCCTCGAATTTCTCCGCCCGCTCAAGGCCGGCCGCGGCGTCGAAGGCGCCGTCGCCGCCGTGCGCCGCGTCATCCCCTTCGCCCAAGCCGACCGCCTCTTCCACGACGATGTCCAAACCGCGCTCGCGCTCGTGCGCAGCGAGCAACTCGTCGCCGCCGCAGAAAAAGCTGCCGGCCGCCTGTGCTGA
- a CDS encoding GNAT family N-acetyltransferase, which yields MKPSFRPCTPADSEWAYELKREAYQSVVERQFGPWDESFQRQLFAERWKPEFSRIVFIANEPVGLIAVIERAEENWIDEIQLTAPWRSRGLGTLLIKGEVERARALGKPVALQVLRENARARSLYLRLGFRITAETATHHRMSSASVAALL from the coding sequence ATGAAACCATCGTTTCGTCCCTGCACGCCTGCGGACAGCGAGTGGGCTTACGAACTGAAACGCGAAGCCTACCAATCCGTGGTCGAACGCCAGTTCGGCCCGTGGGACGAATCGTTTCAGCGGCAGCTTTTCGCCGAACGCTGGAAACCGGAGTTCAGTCGCATCGTCTTCATCGCCAACGAACCAGTCGGACTCATCGCCGTGATCGAGCGCGCCGAAGAGAATTGGATCGACGAAATTCAGCTCACGGCCCCATGGCGCAGCCGGGGTTTGGGCACTCTCCTGATCAAAGGCGAAGTCGAACGCGCCCGCGCGCTCGGCAAGCCCGTGGCGCTGCAAGTCCTGCGCGAGAACGCGCGCGCCCGAAGCCTGTATTTGCGCCTCGGCTTCCGCATCACCGCCGAGACCGCCACCCACCATCGCATGTCCTCGGCTTCCGTCGCCGCGCTCCTCTAA
- the hutU gene encoding urocanate hydratase produces MPRSRPSSSPRKLPASKPRPVRAPRGTMRTCQSWAAEAALRMLQNNLDPEVAERPNDLVVYGGRGKAVRNWACFDAILAALPKLAPDETLLIQSGKPVGVVRTHVDAPRVLLANSNIVPAWATQERFDDFEKRGLMMYGQMTAGSWIYIGTQGILQGTYETFAECGRQHFGGSLAGRLCVTGGCGGMGGAQPLAITMAEGTCLIADVDKSRLQKRVHDRYLDEIAPSLDEAIDRAVLYAEHRKALSVGVVANITDLLERLLARKIPVDVLTDQTSAHDPLVGYVPVGYDLKTAAKLRKADPKKYQKLSLASMARHVKAMLKLQARGAKTFDYGNNLRQHALNQGVKRAFDFPGFVPAYIRPQFCLGRGPFRWVALSGDPADIAATDRALMELFPEDQALHRWLKMAGERVAFQGLPARICWLGLGERHRAGLLFNQMVADGRVKAPIVIGRDHLDCGSVASPNRETEAMKDGSDAISDWAILNAMVNIASGASWVSFHHGGGVGIGYSQHAGQVIVADGTPEAARRLERVLTNDPMMGVFRHADAGYEQAQDCAERLNVPIPMKAP; encoded by the coding sequence ATGCCGCGCTCCCGACCGTCCTCATCCCCGCGAAAGCTTCCGGCCTCCAAACCCCGCCCCGTGCGCGCACCACGCGGCACGATGCGCACCTGCCAGTCGTGGGCCGCCGAGGCCGCGCTGCGCATGTTACAGAACAACCTCGACCCGGAAGTCGCCGAGCGTCCGAACGACCTCGTCGTCTACGGCGGACGTGGCAAAGCCGTCCGCAACTGGGCGTGCTTCGACGCCATCCTCGCCGCGCTGCCGAAACTCGCGCCCGACGAGACGCTCCTCATCCAATCCGGCAAACCCGTCGGCGTCGTTCGCACGCACGTCGACGCCCCGCGCGTCCTCCTTGCCAACAGCAACATCGTCCCCGCATGGGCGACGCAGGAGCGCTTCGACGACTTCGAGAAGCGCGGCCTCATGATGTATGGCCAGATGACCGCCGGCTCGTGGATCTACATCGGCACGCAAGGCATTCTCCAAGGCACCTACGAGACCTTCGCCGAGTGCGGACGCCAGCACTTCGGCGGATCGCTCGCCGGACGCCTCTGCGTCACCGGCGGCTGCGGCGGCATGGGCGGCGCTCAACCACTCGCCATCACCATGGCCGAAGGCACGTGCCTCATTGCCGACGTCGACAAGTCGCGCCTGCAAAAGCGCGTGCACGACCGCTACCTCGACGAGATCGCGCCGTCGCTCGACGAAGCCATCGACCGCGCGGTGCTCTACGCCGAGCACCGCAAGGCGCTCAGCGTCGGTGTCGTGGCCAACATTACCGATCTCCTCGAGCGTCTCCTCGCGCGGAAAATCCCCGTCGACGTCCTCACCGACCAGACGAGCGCGCACGACCCGCTCGTCGGCTACGTGCCCGTCGGCTACGACCTCAAGACCGCCGCCAAGCTCCGCAAAGCCGACCCGAAGAAATACCAGAAGCTCTCGCTCGCGTCGATGGCCCGCCACGTGAAAGCGATGCTCAAGCTCCAAGCGCGCGGCGCGAAGACCTTCGACTACGGCAACAATCTCCGCCAGCACGCGCTCAACCAAGGCGTGAAGCGCGCGTTCGATTTCCCGGGTTTCGTCCCCGCCTACATTCGCCCGCAATTCTGCCTCGGCCGCGGTCCGTTCCGCTGGGTCGCGCTCTCGGGCGATCCGGCCGACATCGCCGCGACCGACCGTGCGCTGATGGAGCTTTTCCCGGAGGATCAGGCGCTGCACCGCTGGCTCAAGATGGCCGGCGAACGCGTCGCGTTCCAAGGCCTGCCCGCGCGCATCTGCTGGCTCGGCCTCGGCGAGCGCCACCGCGCCGGCCTGCTCTTCAACCAAATGGTCGCCGACGGTCGCGTGAAGGCGCCGATCGTCATCGGCCGCGATCATCTCGACTGCGGCTCCGTCGCGAGCCCAAACCGCGAGACCGAAGCGATGAAGGACGGTTCGGACGCCATCAGCGACTGGGCCATCCTCAACGCCATGGTGAACATCGCCAGCGGCGCCTCGTGGGTGAGCTTCCACCACGGCGGTGGCGTCGGCATCGGCTACTCGCAACACGCCGGCCAAGTCATCGTCGCCGACGGCACGCCCGAAGCCGCGCGTCGCCTCGAGCGCGTGCTCACGAACGACCCGATGATGGGCGTCTTCCGCCACGCCGACGCCGGCTACGAGCAAGCGCAAGACTGCGCCGAACGCTTGAACGTGCCGATCCCAATGAAAGCACCGTGA